One window from the genome of Breoghania sp. L-A4 encodes:
- a CDS encoding DUF1150 domain-containing protein: MVHDEVNRVDAETFAHLGDGDIAYIREVRSEDVKNMFPNAPQMIGGMKLWALLSADGSPIMLADSRDAVIANAMEAELTTVSVH, encoded by the coding sequence ATGGTGCACGATGAAGTAAACCGCGTCGATGCGGAGACATTCGCTCATTTGGGTGATGGTGACATCGCATACATCCGCGAAGTCCGCTCCGAGGACGTCAAGAACATGTTCCCCAATGCGCCGCAGATGATCGGCGGCATGAAGCTGTGGGCGCTGCTCAGCGCCGACGGCTCGCCGATCATGCTGGCCGACAGCCGCGATGCGGTCATCGCCAACGCAATGGAAGCCGAGCTGACCACGGTCAGCGTCCACTAG
- a CDS encoding Hsp20 family protein produces the protein MSRLSAFSSPLLLGFDDIERVLDRVSKAANDGYPPYNIERLPRADGVTGEMLRITLAVAGFTRDQLDVSAEENQLVIRGCQSDDNGERQYLHRGIAARQFQRAFVLAEGIEILGADLKDGLLSIDLARPEPARIVRKIDISTHD, from the coding sequence ATGTCGCGTCTATCGGCGTTCTCCAGCCCGTTGCTGCTCGGATTCGATGATATCGAGCGGGTGCTGGACCGGGTTTCCAAAGCCGCGAATGACGGCTACCCGCCCTACAATATCGAGCGCCTGCCGCGTGCGGACGGCGTCACTGGCGAGATGCTGCGCATCACGCTGGCCGTTGCGGGATTCACGCGCGATCAGCTCGATGTCAGCGCCGAGGAGAACCAGCTGGTGATCCGGGGCTGCCAGAGCGACGACAACGGCGAGCGGCAGTATCTGCATCGCGGCATCGCCGCGCGGCAGTTCCAGCGCGCGTTCGTCTTGGCGGAAGGCATCGAGATTCTCGGCGCCGATCTCAAGGACGGTCTGCTCTCCATCGACCTTGCCCGTCCGGAACCCGCACGCATCGTGCGCAAGATCGACATCAGCACGCACGACTGA
- the ptsN gene encoding PTS IIA-like nitrogen regulatory protein PtsN yields the protein MDLSDLITADAIVPALKVNSKKQVIQELAGKAASITGLPERDIFDTLLQRERLGSTGVGHGIAIPHGKPVALDRLVGVFARLDRPIDFDALDDQPVDLVFVLLAPEGAGADHLKALARIARQLRDPSIAAKLRASTDTDAIYALLTQNLNSNAA from the coding sequence ATGGATCTGAGCGACCTCATCACCGCCGACGCCATCGTCCCGGCATTGAAGGTGAACAGCAAGAAGCAGGTGATCCAGGAACTGGCCGGCAAGGCAGCCTCGATCACCGGACTTCCCGAACGCGATATCTTCGACACGCTGCTGCAGCGCGAACGTCTCGGCTCCACGGGCGTCGGACACGGCATCGCCATCCCGCATGGCAAGCCCGTCGCGCTCGACCGGCTCGTCGGCGTCTTCGCCCGGCTCGACCGGCCGATCGACTTCGACGCGCTGGACGACCAGCCGGTGGATCTGGTTTTCGTGCTTCTGGCGCCCGAGGGCGCGGGCGCGGATCATCTCAAGGCGCTGGCCCGTATCGCGCGGCAGTTGCGCGATCCCAGCATCGCCGCCAAGCTGCGCGCCAGCACTGACACGGACGCGATCTACGCGCTTCTGACGCAGAACCTCAATTCCAACGCCGCCTGA
- a CDS encoding methylated-DNA--[protein]-cysteine S-methyltransferase, which produces MPVATLDTPVGRLAVSARDDAIVALDWSGEDEGARTPLLVEALGQLKAYFSGTLKAFDLPLAPRGAAFHQQVFAAMSAIPYGQTRTYGEIAAALGTCGQPVGQACGANPIPVIIPCHRVLSAQGLGGYSGAGGLETKIALLKLEGGYPFLV; this is translated from the coding sequence ATGCCTGTAGCGACGCTGGACACGCCCGTCGGGCGGCTGGCGGTAAGCGCGCGCGACGATGCCATCGTCGCGCTTGACTGGTCGGGCGAGGACGAAGGCGCGCGCACGCCTCTGCTTGTCGAGGCGCTCGGCCAGCTCAAAGCCTATTTTTCCGGAACACTGAAGGCCTTCGACCTGCCGCTCGCGCCCAGAGGCGCGGCGTTCCACCAGCAGGTCTTCGCGGCCATGTCGGCCATTCCCTATGGCCAGACGCGAACCTATGGCGAGATCGCCGCGGCGCTGGGCACCTGCGGCCAGCCGGTCGGCCAGGCCTGCGGCGCCAATCCGATTCCCGTCATCATCCCGTGCCACCGGGTGCTCTCGGCGCAAGGCCTGGGCGGCTATTCCGGCGCGGGCGGGCTCGAGACCAAGATCGCGCTCTTGAAGCTGGAAGGCGGCTACCCGTTTCTCGTGTGA